In the genome of Halobacteriovoraceae bacterium, one region contains:
- the xth gene encoding exodeoxyribonuclease III codes for MLIVSWNINGIRAVYKKGFLVWLNEVSPDIVCLQEVKATLEQIPKEISEHPEYSLYLSCAQKKGYSGVAILIKKDIPIIGVTEGLGEEIFDNEGRTLIIEHYDFILFNGYYPNGQRDHGRVPYKLSYSQKVLDTALELFKSKNKEIILTGDFNTAHKEIDLANPKGNTKTTGFLPDERKWVDHLIDSGFQDLFRDLHQNETGHYTWWTHRNNCRQRNIGWRIDYFFTTKKIAQKVKSCEILKNVMGSDHAPVCLSI; via the coding sequence ATGCTTATTGTAAGCTGGAATATAAATGGCATAAGAGCAGTTTACAAAAAAGGTTTTTTGGTCTGGTTAAATGAAGTTTCTCCAGACATCGTTTGTCTGCAAGAAGTAAAAGCGACTCTAGAGCAGATTCCCAAAGAGATTTCAGAGCATCCAGAGTATAGTTTATATCTAAGCTGTGCACAAAAAAAAGGATACTCAGGAGTTGCAATCTTAATAAAAAAAGATATCCCGATTATTGGAGTAACAGAAGGTCTTGGCGAAGAAATCTTTGATAACGAAGGAAGAACTCTAATTATAGAACATTACGATTTTATTCTTTTCAATGGATATTATCCAAATGGTCAACGAGATCACGGAAGAGTCCCCTACAAACTTTCCTACTCTCAAAAAGTTTTAGATACAGCACTTGAGTTATTTAAATCAAAAAATAAAGAAATCATTCTTACAGGTGATTTTAATACTGCACATAAAGAAATTGATTTGGCCAATCCAAAAGGAAACACTAAAACAACTGGATTTTTACCAGATGAGCGAAAATGGGTGGATCATTTGATTGATAGTGGTTTTCAAGATCTATTTAGAGATTTACATCAAAACGAAACTGGACATTATACATGGTGGACACATCGAAATAATTGTCGACAGAGAAATATAGGATGGAGAATAGATTATTTTTTTACCACTAAAAAAATTGCTCAAAAGGTAAAATCGTGTGAAATACTAAAGAATGTCATGGGCTCTGATCATGCACCTGTTTGCTTATCTATATGA
- a CDS encoding GHKL domain-containing protein has protein sequence MSSKDINYVEVERVKLLFKMNYFALLAMIVIASGILYTFYNDRSISVHMIWYIPLIAATILRMFITTLFWKKINRGEKLDYLLWENYFVFWTWISGISMGLCFLILFPLEQSVKQIMLTTTCIGVCSGVILAYTASKKAVIGYTIIVFLSILWCLTMRLSGDGVFVLNVIALLYITNLVGSAKKLNETIKNELEYRKKGMQSSKMTALGEMAAGLAHEINNPLTIINGHISTLSQRAKDNKLDNYTVISKVEKVKDGVDRIEQIILGLKTFANDSSDEEIKVVNIRKIIDRAVAFSTIRLKALRIDLTVHLPEDECFIECRPLEINQALINIINNSCEAISKIQEKWILIDIKILNSISIRIIDSGNGIEENIIENIMDPFFTTKEVGSGVGLGLSIAKGIIETHEGTIEYIKHEGHTCFEIRLPKYAIPKIA, from the coding sequence ATGTCCAGCAAAGACATCAATTATGTTGAAGTCGAAAGAGTAAAACTATTATTCAAAATGAATTATTTTGCTCTACTTGCTATGATCGTAATCGCTAGTGGTATCCTATATACATTTTATAATGATAGATCAATTTCAGTTCACATGATTTGGTATATTCCTCTAATTGCAGCAACTATCCTTAGAATGTTTATAACTACTCTATTTTGGAAAAAAATAAATCGGGGAGAGAAATTGGATTATCTTTTATGGGAAAACTACTTCGTATTTTGGACGTGGATTAGTGGAATTTCAATGGGACTATGTTTTCTTATTCTTTTTCCTCTTGAACAATCTGTAAAACAAATCATGTTAACAACAACATGTATCGGAGTATGCTCTGGAGTTATTTTGGCATACACTGCCTCTAAAAAGGCCGTTATTGGTTACACGATTATAGTTTTCTTATCTATCCTTTGGTGTTTAACAATGAGACTGAGTGGGGATGGTGTATTTGTTTTAAATGTCATTGCTCTACTTTATATTACAAATCTCGTTGGTTCTGCCAAAAAACTAAACGAAACAATAAAAAATGAACTAGAGTATCGAAAAAAGGGAATGCAATCAAGTAAAATGACTGCTCTTGGTGAAATGGCCGCAGGTCTTGCTCATGAGATCAACAATCCACTTACAATCATCAATGGTCATATTTCGACACTTTCACAAAGAGCAAAAGATAATAAATTAGATAACTATACCGTAATTTCAAAAGTTGAAAAAGTTAAAGACGGCGTTGATCGAATTGAACAAATAATCTTAGGATTGAAAACTTTTGCCAACGATTCATCAGATGAAGAAATAAAAGTTGTCAATATTCGAAAAATAATTGATCGCGCCGTAGCTTTTAGTACGATTCGTCTAAAGGCCCTGAGAATTGATCTGACTGTTCACTTGCCCGAAGATGAATGTTTCATTGAATGTAGACCACTAGAGATTAATCAGGCATTAATAAATATAATTAATAACTCTTGTGAGGCAATATCTAAAATCCAAGAGAAATGGATATTAATCGATATAAAAATCTTGAATAGTATCTCTATCAGAATTATTGATTCTGGAAATGGTATAGAGGAGAATATTATCGAAAATATAATGGATCCATTTTTTACGACAAAAGAAGTTGGTTCAGGAGTTGGACTGGGCCTTAGTATCGCAAAAGGTATAATTGAAACGCATGAAGGAACTATTGAATATATTAAGCATGAGGGACATACTTGCTTTGAGATAAGACTTCCGAAATATGCCATTCCTAAAATTGCATAA
- a CDS encoding malate dehydrogenase encodes MSTKRVKVAITGAAGQIGYALLFRIASGQMFGPETEVELQLLELPQALPALQGVAMELDDCAFPLLKNIVCTDDLNVAMKDVNWAILVGSVPRKDGMERSDLLKINGGIFTAQGKAINDNAASDVRVFVVGNPCNTNCLIAMNNAPDIPNDRFFAMTALDELRAKTQLAKKAGVDITAVTNMTIWGNHSATQYPDFYNAKINGAPVTESISDTSYLKEEFISTVQKRGAAIIKARGASSAASAANAVVQGVYQMTHDTPKGETYSMCLSSKGQYGVDEGLIFSFPCRTVNGKLEVVEGLTHNDFGTEKFNKTLDELRDERNAVKEMELI; translated from the coding sequence ATGAGTACAAAAAGAGTAAAAGTCGCAATCACTGGAGCGGCAGGTCAAATTGGGTATGCCCTTCTATTTAGAATCGCCTCTGGACAAATGTTTGGGCCAGAAACTGAAGTTGAATTACAACTCCTCGAACTCCCTCAAGCTCTTCCTGCACTCCAGGGTGTGGCCATGGAACTTGATGACTGTGCTTTTCCACTACTCAAAAACATTGTCTGTACTGATGATCTCAATGTGGCCATGAAAGATGTTAATTGGGCCATCCTCGTTGGATCAGTACCTCGTAAGGACGGTATGGAAAGATCAGACCTTCTCAAAATCAATGGTGGTATTTTTACCGCTCAAGGGAAGGCCATCAATGATAACGCAGCAAGTGACGTGAGAGTTTTCGTTGTAGGTAATCCTTGCAATACAAACTGCTTAATAGCCATGAATAATGCTCCAGATATTCCAAACGATCGATTTTTTGCCATGACTGCTCTTGATGAGCTACGTGCTAAAACACAACTTGCTAAAAAGGCCGGTGTTGATATAACTGCTGTGACGAATATGACAATTTGGGGAAATCATTCTGCCACTCAATATCCTGATTTTTATAATGCAAAAATTAATGGTGCCCCAGTGACAGAAAGCATTTCAGATACATCTTATTTAAAAGAAGAATTTATCTCAACTGTACAAAAAAGAGGGGCCGCTATTATCAAGGCCAGAGGTGCTTCATCTGCTGCTTCAGCAGCAAATGCTGTCGTTCAAGGTGTATATCAAATGACCCACGACACTCCAAAAGGTGAGACATATTCTATGTGTCTCTCTTCTAAAGGACAATATGGAGTTGATGAAGGACTCATTTTCTCTTTTCCATGTCGAACAGTGAATGGAAAATTAGAAGTTGTAGAAGGTTTAACACATAATGATTTTGGAACAGAGAAGTTTAATAAGACACTGGATGAGTTACGTGATGAAAGAAATGCTGTAAAAGAAATGGAATTGATTTGA
- a CDS encoding U32 family peptidase: protein MIKLVTYLYNTSQIDQFSESEVSEVIISNNLFSRFGEHTVEESIQLATLAKNSGLKTVFEWDKLSTEDEHEVLKEKFSKIDLSSFDSIRIQDLGALFYVASNFKKLKLQLVLETAHHNSYSFSTYFDLFPGQIERVILSIELESSDLAKIVKNIPVPCEILGLGRILLFYTPRSLISPLVFDHDDLKEIKYFEVEGNSQESPHKGFPIIENSRGTYMFNTSDFCLLEQIEELSQIGMKYFRFDNRFLSLSLENMISLLLKEFKLEKAKEIKSLYPNRVIRGFYHRNKSDVLFPKLKNQHTQRRDDQFLGEVFHVKKNEWLGIILHSDRPLELQSKIKIITPEGKEKHLTIFKLEDSMSRNAFNTQRGRFYKINYIKGVTTKSSVYFV from the coding sequence ATGATAAAGTTGGTCACTTACCTATATAATACTTCCCAAATAGATCAATTTTCAGAAAGTGAAGTTAGTGAAGTCATTATCTCAAATAATTTGTTTTCAAGATTTGGAGAGCATACAGTTGAGGAGTCTATTCAACTTGCAACGTTAGCAAAAAATAGTGGCCTAAAAACCGTTTTTGAGTGGGATAAACTCTCAACTGAAGACGAACATGAAGTTTTGAAAGAAAAGTTTTCTAAAATAGATTTAAGCTCATTTGACAGTATACGCATTCAAGATTTAGGAGCATTGTTTTATGTGGCCAGTAATTTTAAAAAATTAAAACTTCAATTAGTTCTTGAAACGGCACACCACAATAGTTACTCCTTTTCCACTTATTTTGATTTATTCCCTGGCCAGATTGAAAGAGTGATCCTTTCTATTGAATTAGAATCAAGTGATCTCGCTAAAATTGTAAAGAATATACCTGTACCATGTGAAATCCTTGGACTCGGAAGAATTTTACTCTTTTATACTCCAAGATCACTTATTTCACCTCTGGTTTTTGATCATGATGATTTAAAAGAAATCAAATATTTTGAAGTTGAAGGTAACTCTCAAGAATCACCCCATAAAGGTTTTCCTATAATAGAAAACTCAAGAGGGACATACATGTTTAACACCTCTGACTTTTGTCTCTTAGAGCAAATTGAAGAACTTAGTCAAATAGGTATGAAATATTTTCGTTTTGATAATCGCTTTTTGAGTCTATCTCTGGAAAATATGATTTCTTTATTACTTAAAGAATTCAAATTAGAAAAGGCAAAAGAAATTAAAAGTCTCTACCCAAATCGTGTCATCAGAGGTTTTTACCACAGAAATAAAAGTGATGTTCTATTTCCAAAACTTAAAAATCAACACACCCAACGTAGAGATGATCAATTTTTAGGCGAAGTGTTTCATGTTAAGAAAAATGAGTGGCTTGGAATAATTTTACATTCAGATAGGCCCTTAGAATTGCAAAGTAAAATAAAGATAATAACCCCCGAGGGGAAAGAAAAACATTTAACCATTTTTAAATTAGAAGATTCAATGTCTAGAAATGCGTTCAACACACAAAGGGGCCGTTTTTATAAAATTAATTATATTAAAGGCGTAACAACAAAAAGTTCTGTATACTTTGTTTAA
- a CDS encoding helix-turn-helix transcriptional regulator: MRSFENIAKLIRTKRINHPKGYSQSELSNLLGYKNGQFISNVERALCSIPLKMLTKVSEVLSISHDELRDAILKDHQETIENYLNKSGTSTIVNPEITTPTMEDISASILA; the protein is encoded by the coding sequence ATGCGTTCATTTGAAAACATTGCAAAACTAATTAGAACAAAAAGAATAAACCACCCAAAAGGTTATTCACAATCTGAGCTTTCAAATCTTTTAGGATACAAAAATGGTCAGTTTATTTCTAACGTTGAAAGAGCTCTTTGTAGTATTCCTTTAAAAATGTTAACAAAAGTTTCTGAGGTATTAAGCATTTCACACGACGAACTTAGAGATGCAATTCTTAAGGATCACCAAGAAACAATTGAAAACTATTTGAACAAATCAGGAACTTCTACAATTGTTAATCCAGAAATTACGACTCCAACTATGGAAGATATTTCTGCAAGCATTCTTGCTTAA
- a CDS encoding U32 family peptidase — protein MEAKKMIKTPELLAPAGNLEKLKVAVSYGANAVYLGGQKFGLRAASDNFTPQELAEGVLFAHKHGAKVYVVLNSFFHDKDFLELPAFLTLLESLEVDAVIVSDIGVVKEVGRLSKIPIHLSTQASCLNVDAALFWKKLGVQRIVLGRECSVKEGGKIKRLAGIEVEMFIHGSMCMAYSGNCTISNYTQGRDSNRGGCAHSCRFEYSLNINQQQKTAYFMSSKDLEGIRVLPEFIDQEIDSIKVEGRMKGHHYAGTISKIYSEAIEHFKKYQNFTDANFIEWEKELRKITHRDYTQASLLDKATSSSVYNQREHDENLYVVAGMVLEVIENEHLLIEVRSKFRKGDLLELLPFSGDVYAFILEDLIDVDGQEIESSRPGTVVKIPYVKGVRTYNILRKRNIL, from the coding sequence ATGGAAGCAAAAAAAATGATTAAAACACCAGAATTACTTGCCCCGGCCGGAAATCTTGAAAAACTAAAAGTTGCTGTTTCTTACGGTGCAAACGCAGTTTATTTGGGGGGGCAAAAATTTGGTCTCCGTGCAGCAAGTGACAATTTTACTCCACAAGAACTTGCTGAAGGCGTACTTTTTGCTCACAAACATGGGGCAAAAGTATATGTGGTTTTGAATTCGTTTTTTCATGATAAAGATTTTTTAGAACTTCCAGCTTTTCTAACTTTATTAGAGAGTTTAGAAGTTGACGCAGTCATTGTTTCTGATATTGGTGTCGTAAAAGAAGTCGGGAGACTCTCAAAAATTCCAATCCATCTATCCACTCAGGCCAGCTGTCTCAATGTTGATGCCGCCTTGTTTTGGAAAAAACTTGGAGTTCAAAGAATTGTATTAGGAAGAGAATGTTCAGTTAAAGAAGGTGGAAAAATTAAAAGACTTGCAGGAATCGAAGTTGAAATGTTTATACATGGTTCGATGTGTATGGCCTATTCCGGAAATTGTACAATTTCCAATTACACACAAGGAAGAGATAGCAACAGAGGAGGATGTGCACATAGTTGTCGTTTTGAATACAGTTTAAATATCAATCAACAACAGAAAACGGCATACTTCATGTCCTCGAAAGATTTGGAAGGTATTCGTGTTCTTCCTGAATTTATCGATCAAGAAATTGATTCGATTAAGGTTGAGGGCCGTATGAAGGGACATCATTATGCAGGAACTATTTCCAAAATATACTCTGAGGCCATTGAACATTTTAAAAAATATCAAAACTTTACAGATGCTAATTTTATAGAATGGGAAAAAGAACTTCGAAAAATTACTCATAGAGATTATACACAGGCCTCTCTACTAGATAAGGCCACCTCATCTTCAGTCTACAATCAAAGAGAACACGATGAGAATCTCTATGTTGTGGCAGGAATGGTCTTAGAAGTCATTGAGAATGAACATTTGTTAATCGAAGTAAGATCAAAGTTTAGAAAAGGAGATCTTCTAGAATTGTTGCCTTTTTCTGGTGATGTGTATGCATTTATTTTAGAGGATTTAATAGATGTAGATGGACAAGAAATTGAATCTTCACGGCCTGGCACGGTAGTTAAGATTCCTTATGTTAAAGGTGTTAGGACATATAATATTCTTAGAAAAAGGAATATTTTATGA
- a CDS encoding response regulator, whose protein sequence is MKVLIIDDDDTIRQLAVLCLTKKFPASDFVEAADGSAAITLLGQDKFDLIICDFEMPNKNGSDVYHFIKEQDILTPFILHTTLNLEQLQKMPSSFPDVSQFEGYVNKMETRIALPEIIKKVVTPEIFGPDERNSTDFYKIKIYYFWRFDETLCDIWVGLSSEKFVKIIHKNSEYTKADIDKYIKKKQKYLYIHKDDFENFCDGYQKLNFLVRKDKPFDASDENERRKAHAYIHHIILEIGITQEVVEITKRMIENIFSTPIKGQTEIFKMMIRHFEKRDYIYDHSYMAAQISCFICKQTEWASDDTLQKLILASIYHDVLMTDPNVAMVEDLACKEFRELSPNDKNLVRNHPYKTAELVRENITFPADVDKIIWQHHEKQDGSGFPRGLDHTQITPLAIIFIIAHDFVKELYREQLDESQFMKIQKKLEIKYDKGNFKKIYTSFVKSLNKVNLVA, encoded by the coding sequence ATGAAAGTACTAATTATTGATGATGATGATACAATCAGACAATTAGCAGTCTTGTGTTTAACAAAGAAATTTCCTGCCTCTGATTTTGTCGAGGCAGCAGATGGAAGTGCTGCAATTACACTTTTGGGCCAAGATAAGTTCGACTTAATCATTTGTGATTTTGAAATGCCTAACAAAAATGGCTCAGATGTTTATCATTTTATCAAAGAACAAGATATTCTTACTCCATTTATTTTACATACAACTTTAAACCTAGAACAATTACAAAAGATGCCTTCTTCATTTCCAGACGTATCTCAGTTTGAAGGCTATGTTAACAAAATGGAAACTCGAATTGCTCTGCCAGAGATAATTAAAAAAGTTGTAACTCCAGAAATCTTTGGGCCAGATGAACGTAACTCAACTGATTTTTATAAAATTAAAATCTATTATTTTTGGCGTTTCGATGAAACCTTATGTGACATTTGGGTAGGTTTGTCTTCAGAGAAATTTGTTAAAATAATTCATAAAAATTCTGAATACACTAAAGCTGATATCGATAAATATATTAAAAAGAAACAAAAATACCTATACATCCATAAAGATGATTTCGAAAATTTTTGTGATGGATATCAAAAACTCAATTTTTTAGTTCGCAAAGATAAACCTTTTGATGCAAGTGATGAAAACGAAAGACGTAAAGCGCACGCTTACATTCATCACATTATACTAGAAATAGGTATCACTCAAGAAGTCGTTGAAATAACAAAACGTATGATTGAAAATATTTTTTCAACTCCAATCAAGGGCCAAACTGAAATTTTTAAAATGATGATTCGTCACTTTGAAAAAAGAGATTATATCTATGATCATAGTTATATGGCCGCACAAATTTCATGTTTTATTTGCAAACAAACAGAGTGGGCAAGCGACGACACATTACAAAAGCTCATCTTAGCATCAATTTACCATGATGTTCTAATGACAGATCCTAATGTCGCAATGGTTGAAGATCTGGCCTGCAAAGAATTTAGAGAATTATCTCCAAATGATAAAAACTTAGTAAGAAATCATCCATATAAAACGGCCGAGTTAGTTAGGGAAAATATTACTTTTCCAGCAGATGTTGATAAAATCATCTGGCAACACCATGAAAAGCAAGATGGTTCCGGATTTCCAAGAGGATTAGATCATACCCAAATTACTCCACTTGCGATAATATTCATCATTGCTCACGATTTTGTAAAGGAACTCTACCGGGAGCAATTGGACGAATCGCAATTTATGAAAATTCAAAAGAAACTGGAAATAAAGTATGATAAAGGCAACTTTAAAAAGATTTATACTTCTTTTGTAAAATCATTAAACAAAGTTAACTTGGTAGCGTAA